The Leptospira saintgironsiae nucleotide sequence ATTCTCCTGATCCTTCATTATAAATTTGGAAATCTCTCTTGGCTTAGAAGTTTCTTTATTTTCCCAGACGGGCTGTAGATCTTTTCCAAAATACAGAGGAAGTTTGTCCTTTTGAGGAATGGAGAAGTCCGTAATCTCTTCTGAATATTCTTCTTTTGGATCTTTAGCACAAGCAGCGAAAAGAGAAATGATAACTAAGCTGCAGAATAAAATTTTAGAATAAGATCGTATTTCCATCTTCATTTCCTCGGATTTGGCTGCATAATTTTCCGCCAGTCATTCCGTAAGCTCTTCCCTGGTAGATCACAAAGTTCATGTAGATCTGTCCGTTCTCTCTCCACATCTTTTTCCCGATCACTTTTCCATGATCGAATTTGGCATATGAATATAATGAACCTGAGTTTCTCCATTCCCATTGAGGACCGTGAAACTGACCTTCTGAGTATTCATTATGAAAACGTTTTTTACCATCAGGGAACCAGCCAAGATGAGTTCCGATCTTTTTCCCTGCAGAAAATTCTCTTTCTGCTAAAACTTGGCCGTTAGAATGTACATCTTTTTCAATCCCATCCGGCAAACCATTCTTATAGGAAGTCACACGGACGATTCTCAATTCTTCTGCTTTTGATTCCAAAAGTCCGTAAAACTTTTCTCCTCTATAAAAAACAATCCTTCCATTTCGAGTGATAGAAGGATCAGTGCTTGCGACCCGGGCAGGATCGCAAGCGATTAGAAGAAAACAAATCGAGAGTAAATAGAACTTCAATCTGACCTCTGATTAGTCTACGGAACCTGGAGTTCCCTTGAAGTAACTTCCAATAATATATCCGTTCAAACCTGTATTGTTCTCTACGTGATAGCAGTATGTTGCATCTACAAATTCGGTAGTAGTACAAGAAGTTGTATGAGTGGTAGAATCCAATGTAGGATAAGAACCAGATTGGTTTTTCTTTCCATAAATTGGGAAACCATCCAGCATGATGCCTACCAAATTATCATCATCATTTGTGATTTTATAGGGTTCCGTATGATAATGATATTTTCCAGTATTCTGTGGGTGGCCTTGAGAAGGATCCATTGTGTAATATTCAGTTGCAAAAGAATCTCCAGGAGCTGCCTGGTTATTGAAGATTACGACTCCCAATGTTGTAATTCCAACAGAATCAGTTCCTGCATTGGACTGAGTACAATCAGTGACAGTTGGGGTAGTCGGGATCGTCATAGTAATATTCTGAGAAATAATGGTATTTGGATTCGTATGGAAGCCGCCCGCACTGTCTATCGCCTCGTTATAGCCAGAAGCCACTGAATAATAAGAACTTTTATGTGGAGGTTTATCGTTGGTTGTGATCACATAATTGGAACCAGAGACCGTCACTGTAACACAATGAAAATTGGTTTTCATCCAGCATGGCGCCTCCGCAGCGATACTAGTAACGCAGGTAGGACCTCCAAAACCCAGATCATCCGTTGCATCATTCACTGCCCCAGGACAGGAAGAATTGTCCGTAAGAGTTGTAGGCATTGTAGTGGTAGATGTAGGCGTACATTGAGAAGCGGATAATAAAACCGCAGCGGAAGAAAGATCAGTTCCTCCGGAGCTATCGCAGTTCCAAACAAAAGCCGTAACAGCAATCAATAGAATAGATCGTAAACGAAGCATAATTACTCCAAACTTATTAGTTTAGAATAATTTACGAAATCTTTTGGATGAATTCGACCGCCCCAATCGGCTCGAACCATATTTTTAAGAATTTAGGCAGAACCTACTTTGGAAATTTCTTCCAGATACTGGGTTGGTGTCTTTCCTGTGACTTTTTTAAAGGAAGTATTAAAAGTTGATTTGGAATTGAACCCATACTCAAGGGCTAATCTCAAAAAATTAGCACGTTCTTCTGAAATATTTTCCAAAGCAGAGATGATATCTTTGATCCTATACTCATTTACAAAATTATAGAAATTTGTTTCCAACGTTTCGCTTAATATTTGTGTTATATAGAACCTAGGAATATCCGTATTTTCGGAAAGTAGATCGATAGAAAACTCTGAATCTTTATATGGTTTTTCAGATTCCATATAATTTCGGATCTTAGAAAGATATTCAGGGATCATATCTTCTCTCAGTCCAGACTTTTCATATTTTTTACGATCTTCTTCTATATCCTCTACTTCTTTTGAAGTTTTTTCCTTAAATGCATGCAACTCTCTATGAGTATAAACTACAGTTTGCCTAACACCAAACCAACAAAAGAACACAGAAAATACCAGAACTGCGGCTCCTCTGATTAACCTAGGTTCGTAAGCCTCAGGAGGAAGATCCGTTAACAGTAAACCTTCTAATAAAAAATGAACTCCTGTGGATATTACAAATAGTATGAGACTCCAATACATCCATCGTAAATCCTTAATACTGTCTATATTAGAAAAATGATTTACCATATTTTTCCTATGTCTGTTTAAAAGTAGAAATACCCAAACAGAATACACAAGCATAGAAGTGACGAGCAGCCCGCCATTAGGATGAAATCCTCTACTTGGTCTATGCCAATCATGAGGATAAAACTCTTCTTCCGGAGGTTGAAAGAAGAATAATCTGGCTAAAAGTATACATTGTAAGATTAAAAAAGGAACAAAATGAAGAAGGTCCGTTTTTATGAAACTTCTGCCTTCTGTTGTTAGATTTTGAATATAAAGTAATAATAATGGACCATAGGTATAAGGAAAGAGGATAGAAAAATCTAAAAATTCAGGGCCCCAGTCAAATCTATGGACAAGCAAATGTCCAAGATGAGGAGCCGAAAGAAAGATTATGAATACAGAATAAATAGAATCAAAAGAATATCTAGGTCTTTTGGTAAAGATCAGAAATGCTGAAAAAACGCAGATCGTAAATGAGATAATCGGGATCGCAGGAACCATGACTAAATTTGACCCGGAAAATCCCCCGGTTTGGTTCTCCATCTTCTATGTACCCAAAAATATTGTTCAGGATACAACTTCACTTCTTCTTCTAATGCTTTAGTCCAAACTTCAGTGTAATGGCGGATTGCAGCTTCTCTATCAGAGAACGCAGACTTATCTACAAAGCCAAGGTCCTTGACTCGGACCATAACCTTTCCACCTTCTCCGCATAAAACTGAATATAATAACATTTTTGCGCCAGTCAGATACGCCATCAACGCAGGACCTTGGTATGTAGAAGCTTTTCGATTGAAGAAGTCCACAAAGATCCCGACCTTACCTGCATTCTGGTCAGAACCAAATCCTACCCAATATCCTTGTTTTAACATTTTAGTAACTTGGCTAGATTCTTCTGTGGAAACTAATTTGATCCCATTCTTACTTCTTAATTTATGAATGAGTCTATTCACATAAGGGTTTCGGACTTTTTTATAGATCCCTCCTCCCTTCATTCTGATTCCCATGAATTGTACAAGAATTTCCCAGGTACCAAAATGCCCCGAGATCAGAACAACTCCTACTCCATCTTGGATCGTTTTTTGTTCGATAGCCAAAGACTCTGCATCATAAACAAGATACTTATCCATCCATTTACGACTTAAACGAGGAGCAAATAAGGTACCTGCGAGAAGATCACCTATATGAAGAAAACTTTTCCATACGAGTTCCTTCTTCTTTTCTTCCGAATAATCAGGAAACGCATATGAAATATTATCGTAAGCGATCTTACGATGTTTTTTAGCGATTGGATAAAGAAGACGTACCAAAAATCTTCCGTAAACTAAACAGGCTCGATAAGGAAGAATTCTAAACGGTAGATAAAATAAGTATAAAAAGATATAGGGAATAATATAGCGAACCAAGGTAGATCCAATTCTTGTTTTTCGAACATAAGGACTCGGTCCTTGTTCTTTGACAAGCAAAAAGACCTCAGTTCATTTGGTATAGAATCTCGAATATAATCTGTGTTCCCAATTTTAAATTCTCCAAACTAATACTTTCATTTTTAGCATGAAGCATAGTAAGTTCTTTTTCATTCAGAAGAACTGGAATTAACCCGTAACATTCCATACCAATCTGACGAAAATATGCATTATCCGTTTTACCTGGAGAAATAAAAGGAGCAGCAACACTCCCAGGAATTTTATGAGTCGCGACAGCAGCAATCGTTTGGAAAAGAATAGAATCCAATTTAGATTTATCAGAACTAACTGTAGATGCCGGTTCCACTTCCACTTCATATTTTTCTGCGATCTTTTGGATCTCTTTCAAATATTCTAAAGGATCGAATCCAGGAAGAAGTCTCACATCTAGTTTCGCTTCTGCCAAGGAAGAAAGTACATTATGACCCTTACCCTCTTCCGTTTTTAGACCTGAAACTGCCTTTGTATTTTTAGTAATGGCACTCAATTGTCTACTGCCTCGAATTGGACCGTATAATAATCTTCTTAAAACCGGAATATTTGAATTTTTTAATATAAATGATTTAGGAAAGGAACTAATATTCCCTAATTGATAAAAAAATCCTTGGGTTTCCTCAGAGATACGAATATCCGTATCGTATTCCAAAACTTCTGTTAAAAATTTTAAAAGCCTGAGACTAGGATAATTTTGGCTAGGAGTACTACCGTGCCCTTGGTCTCCTTTGGCTCTTACATTCAACCAAAGATTTCCTTTTTCTGAATATTGTATATTGAAGATGGTACTTCCAGGAATGGCAACATCCTTGGTACCAAAACTTCCTTCGTTCAACATATATCCATAACCTTTGAACAATTCCGGATGAGATTTTAGTAAAAATCTGGCTCCCCTTTCACTTCCGGATTCTTCATCCGCCATACTTAAGAACATTATTTTTCTTTTAAGTGGGACCACAGATCTTTTGAGCTCCAAAAAGGAAACGATCTGCATTGCAATGAGACCCTTACAATCCAAGGCTCCTCGTCCGTGGATCCTACCTTCTTTGATATTCCCCGCAAAAGGATCTTCCACCCATTCTTTAGGGTCCGCTTCTACTACATCCAAATGATTCCCTAGAATTAAACCTTTTTCGGAACTAGGAACACTCGGCTCAAGCTCAGCAATCAGATTCACTCTATCTGGAAATCCTGGCTCGGAGATAAGTTTAGTCTTAATACCTTCTCTTTCGAAAATGGATCTAATATATTCTGCGACTTGTTTTTCGTTTCCTCGAACAGATTTGATCCGGATCAGATCTGTGAGAATTTTAATCGCCTCTGTTTCTCTCTTATCCCAAGAAAGGATATGATTCTCTTCTTTAAGAGGAGTGTTTTTTATAGGAGATGTTACGCATTGAAATAAGAATAAGACCGAACAAAGGAATAGAAATGTGCGAGAAACAAACATTCGCCATTTCTAAAGTATAAGCGAAGAATCGTCCAGAAATTTAGAAGAAAAGGGAAAAGTAGCCCCAGGAGGACCCTGGGACCAAAACCAAACCAGGCTCATAACAAAGCCTACTTAAGAATTCGGTGGGTTTACAAAATTTCCCTTAAACTTTTTTAATATTTTTTAAAAAAATCAGCAGGTTATTTTCCTGAAATTTCTTTTCCAGGTTTAAATCTGATCTTTCCTAAATACACCTTGGTAGTTAAAGAATCTCTTTTAGATTTTAAGAAAAAACCAAACTCAGGAGTGGCCACCTTATAACTCTGATACTCCGCGAAAATGTCCAAATCCACTCGATTCGCAGTGAACTCATCAAAATGAGGCAGATATTTTTCAGAGATAAGTATCATTCTTTCTCCATCCTTCTGTAAAGCCTCAAAGAGGACTTCAGGATCGAATAAAGTTCTAGTGATACGTTTAGAATAAAACGCATAAGATCTTTTAGAAGCAGGAACACCGAACATCAAAAACTTTTCTTTTCCAGGTTCTGCTTCTTGGATAATCTCCCCTACTTCTTTGGATGGTTGGTAAGAAACTAGCAATGGATAAGCATACAAACTTACCAAAGTAAAGAAGAAGGAGACAGATACAACCAAGGTCCCAAGTACCGCGTCTATTTTGAAATACAACAGAACGATCGCTGCAATTCCTAAATAAATCGCCACCCAAACATAATAGGAAACTGGAACATCCATAACCAGGATCGGAAATAAGATCGCAGCAAATACGAATCCCAAACTAGTCAGATAAACTAAAATTCTACCTATAAAAGAAAGAGATCCTTCTGGACTTTCAATAAGCTTTAGTAAAAATCCTGAGCCCACAACTGCTCCCGCAGGTAAGCACCAGTAAATATACTGAGGCAATTGGTATTTGGAAAAACTGATCAGGAATAAAAATAAAAATAACCAGAAAGCAGGTACAAAATCCCCGTCTTTCCATTCATTTTTTCGAATATTCGAAAATAAACTTTTACCCTTCTCTTTTATAAATCCAACCAAATTGGATCCTATCCAAGCAAGGAAAGGCAATATGAATATTCCAAATGCCCAAGAGAAGTTCGAGTAGAAAAATAGAGGATTGAATTTTTGGTCGTACATCTTGATGTAAAAACGACCAAAAGATTGGACCCAAAGAAAGAAATAAGGCCCGTAAGTATTAAATTCTAAATACAAAGGAATGGACCATAAGAATGGAGGAAGTAATGCTAAAATTCCTCCTGGAAAAAGTTTCATTCCTAAAAGCCTTTTCCAATCCCTTCTAAAAAGAATATCTCCGCCAATTCCAATACCAGGGATTACAACCGCGATCGGCCCTTTAGTTACAAAGCCAAGCCCCATAGCGAGGTACATCGCGTAATAATAGGCGGGATTTTTTTTAGTTCCCAAATAATAAAATGCGAATACTAAAATGATATAAGGAGTTACATATACATCTATTTTAGGATCCACCACCATCGCATATAATCCAGGAGACAAAGCGTATAAAAATACAGAGATCCAGGCACGTTTTACATTTCCTGAATATAATTTGGTGATAGTAAACACTCCCCAAAGAGATAGAAGTGTCATCAGGATTGCAGGCAAACGGAATGCGTAATTATTCTGGCCGAAAATCGTAAAAGAAGAACTGATCTTCCAGAAAGTGAGGATCGGTTTATCCAGGTATCTTCTTCCATTGTCTCTGATAAAAAACCAATTTCCGCTATCCGTCATTTCTCTTCCGATCTCAGCATATTGGGAAGAATCTATATCAATTACATCTAAAGGAAACGTCAGAAATAATGGCAGAACAGCTACTACTAAAAGAAACAGAGTAGACCATTTCAAAAATGGAATGTTTTTCCTATCTTGAACGAAATTCATATTTTTATAATACTCCAAACTTAATAGAAAAACGAAGGATCAATCCATGAGTCCGGATTCCATGAGGCATCTGGTAAATCCGGTACATGTTTTTTCGGACTCGTAACAAGGCATTGCGTATCCTTGTTCTCTTAAACATCCGGATTCACATTCAATCTGCATGAAACTTTTCTGAGATGCTTCCATAGGTCCCTTGGATTGGAATTGTTTCTCCACACAAGAGGTGAAAAATCCGCAGATCTCTTGGCATTTTTGCTGGTAGGGATCTTTACAATCGGTGATCCCGATCGTAATAAAAGAAAATAAGAATAAGGTCGAAAAAAGGGACAGCCTCATTCCAGCTAGGTTATTCGATACGGATCTAAGGTCAACTTTTTGCGGCGAGCATTCCGCATGCCCCGTTGATGTCTTTTCCAGGGGATCTTCTGTTCAAGATAGGAACTCCAGCAGGTTCTAAATGGCGTAAAAACTCATCTATCTCCTGATCGGTGGGTCTTCTCCAGCCGAAGAACTCAGTGTTCAAAGGGATTACGTTTATTTTACAATCCAGTCTTCTTGCGATCTTCACTAATTTTTTAGCGTCTTCGGCACTCATGTTCACACCAGGGATCATCACATATTCGAATGTGATCCTACGCTTTAGAACTTTGGTATACTCTAGGGCAGCATCTATAAGTTCAGGAAGTGCAAACTTCTCTTCTATATCCATGATCTCTTTTCTTCCATTCGGATCAGGATGATTGAGAGAGATCGCAAGATTATAAGGTTCTTTATTTTCTATAAATCTGCGAATACCATTCACTACCCCAGAAGTGGAGATAGTAATTCTTTTGGCGCCCATTCCCAAGGCTTCCCCATCATGAAGAAGTTTTGCTGCACGCATTACATTAAAGTAATTATGCATAGGCTCGCCCATTCCCATGAACACTATGTTCGTTGCCCTGTCGCCTACGATCTTTTCTACCTGAAGGATCTGGTCTATGATCTCTCCCGCTTTTAAATTTCCCATATAAGGAAGTTTAGCAGTGGCACAGAATTTACAATTTAAGGTACAACCTATTTGAGAAGAAATACAGATCGTCTTTCTTCCACCGTCGCCGGATGGGATCCATACTGATTCGAATTCTTTCCCACTTCCAGGAACAGATTCGAATGTGAATTTTTGAGTTCCATCCACTGATTTTAAATGTTTAGCAACACTGATAGAGGATAAGCTAAACTTCTCTTTTAATTTTTCCTTTAAATCCTTACCGATCGTGGAAAATTCTTCCCAGGACTCGTAACGATTCGCGTATAATCCATTATAAATTTGTTTAGCTCTAAAAGGTTTTTCACCCAGTTCCGAAATGATCTGAGTAAGTTCTTCCAAGGTATGACCCTTAACAGGGATTTTTCCATCCCCATTCTCCTGGATCTCAGTATTCGGAATGGTTTCGTTCACTTGCAGGAATCCTTATATTCTTTTTCTGCATCCGCATACCCTAGATCCCAGGCCTTTTTGTAATCCTTGCAGGACTCGGCCTTTCTTTTCAGAGCGGCATATCCCAAACCACGATTAAAATAAGAAACTGAATCTTCTGGCAGAGTTTCCAAAACCTTAGAATAAGAAGCCACGCTCTCTTTGTATCTTCCAGATGCGTAATTTGCAAAAGCTAAAGCAAAAACAGCTCTCATATATTTAGGAGCCAAATCCACGGATTTTTTAGCGTCCACCAGACCTTCTTTCGGTTTTCCTAATATACTCAACTGGATCGCTCTTTCTGCAAATGCATAAGATTTGTTCAGGCCAGAATCTATGGCGAGGTTCATATCTTCTAAACCTTCTTCCTTTCTTTCCAAACCAAAACGGCTCAATCCTCTGTAAAATAATGCATCTAAATTGGTTTCGTCCAGAGAATATGCAGAATCAAAATCCGTCTCTGACTCAGCGTATCTATTCAGATAATATTTGCTCAAAGCCCGATTATAAAATGCGGAAGAATTTTTAGGATTCACTGCAAGATAACGATCATATTGGGAAATTGCATTATCATACTCAGCAGCATTATAAGAATCTAAACCTTGTTGGAATAATTCCTTCAATTCTTGGTCAGTAAGAGTTTCAGTAGGAGAATTACGACTTGCTGATTCCTTCTCCAATTGGTCCAGAAAAGAACTGATAGTAGCTGTGATCCAAAAAAACACCGCATTAGGAGTTTCAGTTTTTACTTCCTGTTCTTCTGGTTTTACAGTAGAACTTGTTTTTTCAGGTTCTTCAGAAGAAACAGTCTCTGGAGAAAAGATCTGAAATCCAGCCAGAATCAAACCAACGACCAGGAAAATACCCAATACTTTCTGCATATGATTTGTATGACCGGATTTTAAAAGGAATACCAGCTTTTTTCCGGTTAGGAAACAGCAGAATCCGAATGTTCGGAAATAACTTTCCCGTCTTCCAAGATCATTCTGATCAGTCTAGTCATCTCCACAGAATATTCCACGTTTAAGTGTTTAGTCACACCCTCACAGAAACCATTTATGATCAGAAGTTTTGCATCGTCCTCTGAAAGTCCTCTGGATTGAAGATAGAATAATTGCTCCTCATCTATACGAGAAACAGTCGCCTCGTAGTTCAAGGTTCCATTCTGCCCACTCACATCATTATAAGGATAAGCATGTGACTGAGAACGATCATCCATCATAAGACCATCACATTTTACATGGCTATATGCGTTAGAAGAACCTGTGGTGAATTTTACCAAACCTCTATAAGAGTTGATCCCACCATCTAAAGAAACACCTTTTGCAAGAATATTACTACGAGTGTTTTTACCTACATGGATGATCCTTGCACCTGTATCTTGGATCTGACTAGAGCCAGCAAAAGCCAAGGATAGAATATCACCTGTAGAATTATCACCTTGTAAAACGATACCAGGATACTTGATAGTGTTAGCGCCAATATTCACATCTGTCCAAGTGATATGAGCGGCTTCATGACAAAGACCACGTTTGACGGTCCAGTTATACATATTCTTTTTCCAGTTCTGGATAGTAGTGTAGAATATTTTAGAATTCTTATGAGCGATCAGCTCCACCACTGCAGTATGGAAATTTGTGCCCTTGTCTTGCACAGAAGAACATCCTTCCGAATATTCTAACTCTGCTCCATCTTCTGCGATCAAAAGAGTTCTTTCATATTGGCCAGAAGAAGCAGCGCTTACTTTAAAATAAGCCTGCAAAGGCATAGGAGTTTTAACACCTTTCGGAACGTAAGCGAAAGATCCTCCCGAAAATACTGCAGAGTTTAATGCGGAAAATTTATTGTCCCCGATAGAAACAACAGATCCGATATATTTGCGAACGATATCTGGATATTCACGGATCGCAGTATCGATATCACAGAAAATAATTCCTAGATCAGTAAGTTCTTTTTTAACGTTAGCGTAAACAGTTTCAGAATCTTCCATAGCTTCGATCCCAGCCAGGTATTTTCTTTCGTGTTCAGGGATCCCAAGTCTTTCAAAACTTTTTAATACTTCAGGATCTACTTCGTCCCAGGATTTTTTCTTTTTATGATTCGCGCCTATATAATGCACATACTCGTCTATATCCACGTTGAAGTTAGGAAAAAATCCCCAACTAGGCATAGGTTTACTTTCATAAACTTTAAATGCCTCTAGACGGAATTCAGTCAGCCAAGCTGGCTCATTTTTAATGTGGGAGATGGACTCTACTACTTTGCGTGTAAGTCCTTTGGGAAAATTATCCGCACGATAATATCTATCTTCGTCGGAAATGATCTCAAGTGCTTGTGCCATAATATTCTTCTCCCATATCTTAGACTTTTAAAAGAAAAGATGCAATACTTTCCGAAGTCTTAAGTGCGAGTTTTGCCCGAATCAGGGCCATATAACAAGATTTTAGGGGTACCGGTAGGTGACCAGGAGAAATTAGAAAGGAGAATCCGGCCCTAAGACCGGATTTCCGTAAGAATGGATTAGTTTACCGCAGAGAAGTATTCTTTGGATTTTTCTGGATCCGCTTTCATTGTTTTCTTTCCTTCGTCCCAGTTTGCAGGGCAAACTTCGCCGTGTTTTTCAACGTATTGGAAAGCTTTTACCAAACGGATTGCTTCATCAATGTTTCTTCCTACAGGAAGATCGTTGATGGTAGACTGACGGATTACTCCAGCTGGATCGATGATGAAGGTTCCTCTCAA carries:
- the sufB gene encoding Fe-S cluster assembly protein SufB; this encodes MAQALEIISDEDRYYRADNFPKGLTRKVVESISHIKNEPAWLTEFRLEAFKVYESKPMPSWGFFPNFNVDIDEYVHYIGANHKKKKSWDEVDPEVLKSFERLGIPEHERKYLAGIEAMEDSETVYANVKKELTDLGIIFCDIDTAIREYPDIVRKYIGSVVSIGDNKFSALNSAVFSGGSFAYVPKGVKTPMPLQAYFKVSAASSGQYERTLLIAEDGAELEYSEGCSSVQDKGTNFHTAVVELIAHKNSKIFYTTIQNWKKNMYNWTVKRGLCHEAAHITWTDVNIGANTIKYPGIVLQGDNSTGDILSLAFAGSSQIQDTGARIIHVGKNTRSNILAKGVSLDGGINSYRGLVKFTTGSSNAYSHVKCDGLMMDDRSQSHAYPYNDVSGQNGTLNYEATVSRIDEEQLFYLQSRGLSEDDAKLLIINGFCEGVTKHLNVEYSVEMTRLIRMILEDGKVISEHSDSAVS
- the rlmN gene encoding 23S rRNA (adenine(2503)-C(2))-methyltransferase RlmN, yielding MPNTEIQENGDGKIPVKGHTLEELTQIISELGEKPFRAKQIYNGLYANRYESWEEFSTIGKDLKEKLKEKFSLSSISVAKHLKSVDGTQKFTFESVPGSGKEFESVWIPSGDGGRKTICISSQIGCTLNCKFCATAKLPYMGNLKAGEIIDQILQVEKIVGDRATNIVFMGMGEPMHNYFNVMRAAKLLHDGEALGMGAKRITISTSGVVNGIRRFIENKEPYNLAISLNHPDPNGRKEIMDIEEKFALPELIDAALEYTKVLKRRITFEYVMIPGVNMSAEDAKKLVKIARRLDCKINVIPLNTEFFGWRRPTDQEIDEFLRHLEPAGVPILNRRSPGKDINGACGMLAAKS
- a CDS encoding ArnT family glycosyltransferase, producing the protein MNFVQDRKNIPFLKWSTLFLLVVAVLPLFLTFPLDVIDIDSSQYAEIGREMTDSGNWFFIRDNGRRYLDKPILTFWKISSSFTIFGQNNYAFRLPAILMTLLSLWGVFTITKLYSGNVKRAWISVFLYALSPGLYAMVVDPKIDVYVTPYIILVFAFYYLGTKKNPAYYYAMYLAMGLGFVTKGPIAVVIPGIGIGGDILFRRDWKRLLGMKLFPGGILALLPPFLWSIPLYLEFNTYGPYFFLWVQSFGRFYIKMYDQKFNPLFFYSNFSWAFGIFILPFLAWIGSNLVGFIKEKGKSLFSNIRKNEWKDGDFVPAFWLFLFLFLISFSKYQLPQYIYWCLPAGAVVGSGFLLKLIESPEGSLSFIGRILVYLTSLGFVFAAILFPILVMDVPVSYYVWVAIYLGIAAIVLLYFKIDAVLGTLVVSVSFFFTLVSLYAYPLLVSYQPSKEVGEIIQEAEPGKEKFLMFGVPASKRSYAFYSKRITRTLFDPEVLFEALQKDGERMILISEKYLPHFDEFTANRVDLDIFAEYQSYKVATPEFGFFLKSKRDSLTTKVYLGKIRFKPGKEISGK
- a CDS encoding helix-turn-helix domain-containing protein; the encoded protein is MENQTGGFSGSNLVMVPAIPIISFTICVFSAFLIFTKRPRYSFDSIYSVFIIFLSAPHLGHLLVHRFDWGPEFLDFSILFPYTYGPLLLLYIQNLTTEGRSFIKTDLLHFVPFLILQCILLARLFFFQPPEEEFYPHDWHRPSRGFHPNGGLLVTSMLVYSVWVFLLLNRHRKNMVNHFSNIDSIKDLRWMYWSLILFVISTGVHFLLEGLLLTDLPPEAYEPRLIRGAAVLVFSVFFCWFGVRQTVVYTHRELHAFKEKTSKEVEDIEEDRKKYEKSGLREDMIPEYLSKIRNYMESEKPYKDSEFSIDLLSENTDIPRFYITQILSETLETNFYNFVNEYRIKDIISALENISEERANFLRLALEYGFNSKSTFNTSFKKVTGKTPTQYLEEISKVGSA
- a CDS encoding toxin-antitoxin system YwqK family antitoxin, whose protein sequence is MKFYLLSICFLLIACDPARVASTDPSITRNGRIVFYRGEKFYGLLESKAEELRIVRVTSYKNGLPDGIEKDVHSNGQVLAEREFSAGKKIGTHLGWFPDGKKRFHNEYSEGQFHGPQWEWRNSGSLYSYAKFDHGKVIGKKMWRENGQIYMNFVIYQGRAYGMTGGKLCSQIRGNEDGNTILF
- a CDS encoding lysophospholipid acyltransferase family protein, which produces MVRYIIPYIFLYLFYLPFRILPYRACLVYGRFLVRLLYPIAKKHRKIAYDNISYAFPDYSEEKKKELVWKSFLHIGDLLAGTLFAPRLSRKWMDKYLVYDAESLAIEQKTIQDGVGVVLISGHFGTWEILVQFMGIRMKGGGIYKKVRNPYVNRLIHKLRSKNGIKLVSTEESSQVTKMLKQGYWVGFGSDQNAGKVGIFVDFFNRKASTYQGPALMAYLTGAKMLLYSVLCGEGGKVMVRVKDLGFVDKSAFSDREAAIRHYTEVWTKALEEEVKLYPEQYFWVHRRWRTKPGDFPGQI
- a CDS encoding M20/M25/M40 family metallo-hydrolase: MFVSRTFLFLCSVLFLFQCVTSPIKNTPLKEENHILSWDKRETEAIKILTDLIRIKSVRGNEKQVAEYIRSIFEREGIKTKLISEPGFPDRVNLIAELEPSVPSSEKGLILGNHLDVVEADPKEWVEDPFAGNIKEGRIHGRGALDCKGLIAMQIVSFLELKRSVVPLKRKIMFLSMADEESGSERGARFLLKSHPELFKGYGYMLNEGSFGTKDVAIPGSTIFNIQYSEKGNLWLNVRAKGDQGHGSTPSQNYPSLRLLKFLTEVLEYDTDIRISEETQGFFYQLGNISSFPKSFILKNSNIPVLRRLLYGPIRGSRQLSAITKNTKAVSGLKTEEGKGHNVLSSLAEAKLDVRLLPGFDPLEYLKEIQKIAEKYEVEVEPASTVSSDKSKLDSILFQTIAAVATHKIPGSVAAPFISPGKTDNAYFRQIGMECYGLIPVLLNEKELTMLHAKNESISLENLKLGTQIIFEILYQMN
- a CDS encoding YHYH protein gives rise to the protein MLRLRSILLIAVTAFVWNCDSSGGTDLSSAAVLLSASQCTPTSTTTMPTTLTDNSSCPGAVNDATDDLGFGGPTCVTSIAAEAPCWMKTNFHCVTVTVSGSNYVITTNDKPPHKSSYYSVASGYNEAIDSAGGFHTNPNTIISQNITMTIPTTPTVTDCTQSNAGTDSVGITTLGVVIFNNQAAPGDSFATEYYTMDPSQGHPQNTGKYHYHTEPYKITNDDDNLVGIMLDGFPIYGKKNQSGSYPTLDSTTHTTSCTTTEFVDATYCYHVENNTGLNGYIIGSYFKGTPGSVD
- a CDS encoding tetratricopeptide repeat protein, translated to MQKVLGIFLVVGLILAGFQIFSPETVSSEEPEKTSSTVKPEEQEVKTETPNAVFFWITATISSFLDQLEKESASRNSPTETLTDQELKELFQQGLDSYNAAEYDNAISQYDRYLAVNPKNSSAFYNRALSKYYLNRYAESETDFDSAYSLDETNLDALFYRGLSRFGLERKEEGLEDMNLAIDSGLNKSYAFAERAIQLSILGKPKEGLVDAKKSVDLAPKYMRAVFALAFANYASGRYKESVASYSKVLETLPEDSVSYFNRGLGYAALKRKAESCKDYKKAWDLGYADAEKEYKDSCK
- a CDS encoding Cys-rich protein, with translation MRLSLFSTLFLFSFITIGITDCKDPYQQKCQEICGFFTSCVEKQFQSKGPMEASQKSFMQIECESGCLREQGYAMPCYESEKTCTGFTRCLMESGLMD